The following coding sequences are from one Candidatus Nitrosopumilus sp. SW window:
- the hsp20 gene encoding archaeal heat shock protein Hsp20: MFDDHFERTFRRLSSPFFSMGDVFENPNKTVQTFGPYYYGYVKTVGEDGIPHVTEWGNTKPTDSLADSTVRDPYVDVSVNDKERTLKIVSEMPGIEKSDIKLNVSDKLVLLSAEHGERKYEKKIPLPSKVDENSAKARYTNGVLELTISLAKEKPQGKLVSVE; this comes from the coding sequence ATGTTTGATGACCACTTTGAAAGAACATTTCGAAGATTATCGAGCCCCTTTTTTTCAATGGGAGATGTTTTCGAAAATCCAAATAAAACAGTCCAAACCTTTGGACCATACTACTATGGTTACGTAAAGACTGTAGGTGAAGATGGCATTCCTCATGTAACTGAATGGGGAAATACAAAACCAACTGACTCTCTTGCAGATTCAACAGTGAGAGATCCATATGTTGACGTTTCAGTCAATGACAAAGAACGTACTCTCAAAATTGTCTCAGAGATGCCAGGAATTGAAAAGTCTGACATCAAACTAAATGTGTCAGATAAACTAGTACTGCTTTCAGCCGAGCATGGAGAAAGAAAATACGAAAAGAAGATTCCTCTACCATCAAAAGTAGATGAAAATTCTGCAAAAGCCAGATACACAAACGGAGTCTTGGAACTGACAATTTCACTTGCCAAGGAAAAACCTCAAGGCAAGCTAGTGTCAGTTGAATAA
- the proS gene encoding proline--tRNA ligase, with protein sequence MSKEDVGITVSKKDDFSEWYTQVVLKAKLADYAPVKGLIVLRPDGYSIWESLKNTFDKKFAKNGIRNGFLPVLIPESLLGKEQKHFAGFNPEVFWVTHSGTNEIGDRLALRPTSETLAYTLYSKWIQSWRDLPLKINFWNTALRAEIKATKPFLRTSEFLWQEGHTVHTTQEEAEEEVMKILEIYKNTVEEELAIPVTTGKKSEKEKFVGAVYTTTMESIMPDGKALQMGTSHFLGQNFSKPFEVKFADKDNVEHFAWQTSWGVSWRLIGAMIMTHGDDQGLVLPPKVAPIQVVIVPIYRNDEGKDKVLPKVKEIQEKLEAKDIRIQVDDREGLSPGYKFNDWEMKGVPIRIEIGPKDIEKQSFVVAKRYNREKINLGLEEIEKILSVLDEIQKAMLENARVQSKENTKDISNYTEFKSQIEVGGFFNAPWCGKLECEEKIKEETGADIRVIPFDSKNTDLKCMYCGEESKSVPIFARGY encoded by the coding sequence TTGAGTAAAGAAGATGTAGGAATTACAGTTTCAAAAAAAGATGATTTCAGTGAATGGTACACTCAAGTTGTACTAAAAGCCAAATTAGCAGATTATGCACCAGTAAAAGGACTAATAGTGCTCAGACCAGATGGGTATTCTATTTGGGAGTCGTTAAAAAATACATTTGATAAAAAATTTGCAAAAAACGGAATTAGAAATGGATTTCTTCCAGTGTTGATTCCTGAGTCACTGTTGGGAAAAGAACAAAAACACTTTGCAGGTTTTAATCCTGAAGTTTTTTGGGTAACACATTCAGGGACAAATGAAATTGGGGACAGATTAGCATTAAGACCAACATCTGAAACATTAGCATATACTTTGTATTCAAAATGGATTCAAAGTTGGAGAGATTTGCCATTAAAAATTAATTTTTGGAATACTGCTTTACGTGCAGAAATTAAAGCAACAAAACCATTTCTAAGAACATCAGAATTTTTGTGGCAAGAAGGACACACAGTACACACAACACAAGAAGAAGCAGAAGAAGAAGTAATGAAAATTTTAGAAATTTACAAAAATACTGTTGAAGAAGAATTAGCAATTCCAGTCACAACGGGAAAGAAAAGTGAGAAAGAAAAGTTTGTGGGAGCAGTATATACAACAACAATGGAATCCATAATGCCAGATGGTAAAGCACTACAAATGGGTACATCACATTTCTTAGGACAGAATTTTTCAAAACCATTTGAAGTAAAATTTGCAGACAAAGACAATGTGGAGCATTTTGCATGGCAAACATCATGGGGAGTTTCATGGAGATTAATTGGGGCAATGATAATGACACACGGCGATGATCAAGGCCTTGTGTTACCACCTAAAGTTGCACCAATACAAGTAGTAATTGTTCCAATTTACAGAAATGATGAAGGTAAAGACAAAGTATTGCCAAAAGTAAAAGAAATACAAGAAAAATTAGAAGCAAAAGATATTCGTATTCAGGTAGATGACCGAGAAGGATTATCTCCAGGTTACAAATTCAACGATTGGGAAATGAAAGGAGTTCCAATACGCATAGAGATTGGACCAAAAGATATTGAAAAACAGAGTTTTGTTGTTGCAAAAAGATACAATCGTGAAAAAATTAACTTGGGACTAGAAGAGATAGAGAAAATTCTTTCAGTTCTAGACGAGATACAAAAAGCCATGCTTGAAAATGCACGAGTGCAATCAAAAGAAAATACAAAAGATATTTCAAATTATACAGAATTTAAATCACAAATTGAGGTGGGGGGATTTTTCAATGCACCTTGGTGTGGAAAATTAGAATGTGAAGAAAAAATAAAAGAAGAAACAGGTGCAGATATACGGGTAATCCCATTTGACAGTAAAAATACTGATTTGAAATGCATGTATTGTGGAGAAGAAAGTAAATCAGTGCCGATTTTTGCTAGAGGATATTAG
- the egtB gene encoding ergothioneine biosynthesis protein EgtB: MTSNPQLEERKPLLEQFRETRSRTLELVKTLEKDDFVVQTAFFMSPPKWHIGHVSWIYEAIMSKLDKNYEFYSKEFSEYLNSYYQQFGVPHDKGLRGVISRPTVDQIFQYFNTINQRVEKFIETQSLNDEGVKLITMGFHHECQHQELLVYDLQHLLAEQYRPVRKNQIQKQNNVEKQTVEIKGGLYTMGFNGKGFCYDIELPEHKVYLNDYKIDVFPVTNQQYLEFVEDGGYETYKYWLSDGWEKVKANKWKSPMYWEKIDGKWHVRDFLGIREINPNEPVCHVSFYEADAYCKWAGKRLPTEAEWEKAACWDENKQEKTIFPWGNEQATERKCNLLESYHWGCTEIGTYPEGKSPSGCQQMIGDVWEWTSSEFTGYPGFKTGFDEYNDKWFTNQKVLRGGSFGTPKMSIRGSYRNFFRLDERWLFSGFRCVEDI; encoded by the coding sequence GTGACTAGCAATCCACAGTTAGAGGAAAGAAAGCCACTCTTAGAGCAATTCAGAGAGACCAGAAGTAGAACTCTAGAATTAGTAAAAACTTTAGAAAAGGATGATTTTGTGGTTCAAACTGCATTTTTCATGAGTCCGCCAAAATGGCACATAGGTCATGTTAGTTGGATTTATGAAGCAATTATGAGTAAATTGGACAAAAATTACGAATTTTATTCAAAAGAATTTTCAGAATATCTTAATTCGTACTATCAACAATTTGGAGTTCCACACGATAAAGGATTGCGAGGAGTAATTTCAAGACCCACAGTTGATCAGATTTTTCAATATTTCAATACAATCAATCAAAGAGTAGAGAAATTTATTGAAACCCAATCTTTGAATGATGAAGGAGTCAAATTAATCACAATGGGATTCCATCATGAATGTCAACATCAAGAATTGTTAGTGTATGATTTACAGCATCTTCTTGCAGAACAATACAGACCAGTAAGAAAAAACCAAATTCAAAAACAAAACAATGTTGAAAAACAAACTGTCGAAATAAAAGGCGGTTTATACACAATGGGATTTAATGGAAAGGGATTCTGTTATGACATTGAGCTTCCAGAGCACAAAGTTTACCTTAATGATTACAAAATAGATGTTTTTCCAGTTACAAACCAACAGTATTTAGAATTTGTTGAGGATGGAGGATATGAGACATACAAGTATTGGTTATCAGATGGATGGGAAAAAGTAAAAGCTAACAAATGGAAATCTCCAATGTATTGGGAGAAAATTGACGGTAAATGGCATGTCAGAGACTTTTTAGGAATCAGAGAGATAAATCCAAACGAACCAGTATGTCACGTTAGTTTCTATGAAGCTGATGCATATTGTAAATGGGCAGGAAAAAGATTACCAACTGAAGCAGAGTGGGAAAAAGCTGCTTGTTGGGACGAGAACAAACAAGAGAAAACAATTTTCCCATGGGGAAATGAACAAGCAACAGAGAGAAAATGCAATTTACTTGAGTCATATCATTGGGGATGTACAGAAATAGGAACATATCCAGAAGGAAAAAGTCCTTCAGGCTGCCAACAAATGATTGGAGACGTATGGGAGTGGACATCATCAGAATTCACAGGATATCCAGGATTCAAAACAGGATTTGATGAATACAATGACAAATGGTTTACAAATCAAAAAGTTTTGAGAGGAGGTTCATTTGGAACACCAAAAATGTCAATTCGTGGAAGTTACAGGAATTTCTTTAGATTAGATGAAAGATGGTTATTTTCAGGTTTCAGATGTGTTGAAGATATCTAG
- a CDS encoding DUF6659 family protein, whose protein sequence is MSDDSLSSKCELLLKEPEIRFAGFLDMMGNLVAGSFRDNVKPLKNEEERKKMFIEAVLRIRTRQDFDENLGPVSYAAARRKNVVTFTFALGDYVLFVSAEPTVDIDKTAQKIMNICSIENN, encoded by the coding sequence GTGTCAGATGATTCTTTATCTTCCAAATGTGAACTTTTGCTCAAAGAACCTGAAATTCGTTTTGCAGGATTTTTAGATATGATGGGAAATTTAGTTGCAGGATCATTTCGTGACAATGTAAAACCTCTAAAAAATGAAGAAGAACGTAAAAAAATGTTCATTGAAGCTGTATTGAGAATTAGAACTAGACAAGATTTTGATGAGAATTTAGGACCCGTAAGTTATGCTGCTGCAAGAAGAAAAAATGTTGTTACATTCACTTTTGCATTGGGTGATTATGTTCTCTTTGTATCTGCTGAACCGACTGTGGATATTGACAAAACTGCACAGAAAATAATGAATATTTGTTCTATTGAAAATAACTAA